Part of the Bubalus bubalis isolate 160015118507 breed Murrah chromosome 9, NDDB_SH_1, whole genome shotgun sequence genome is shown below.
AGGGCATATAAAACTTAGCATAAATACTTGACACGTGGAGCTCCTCAAGTAATTTGACTTATTTAGTAAATGTACCACTTTCATTTATTGTGTATTTGCAAGTTTCTAGCCCCTGTTCTAAGAGACTTACATTTTTGTTAATATGTGAAATGATTGTGATCTATTTTCTGAGAGATTTAACTGCACACATGAAAACTGCTGGGCTTTGTTTTCCTCTTGCACCCactttttatgttaatttttatttttgaatacttttagagaaactttaaagaaaagttacaaagatagtacagagagctCCCATAGTGGTGAAAACGTTTTGAAACTAGATAGAAGCAATGGTTGTAAAACATTTGAATGCCACTGAATGTTAGTTTAAGGTAACTATtggtttttactttctttttttggtatcaGTTGCCTTACTAAAATCATTTTCAGTCCAAAGAGGTATcctcctccaataaaaaatacatttaaaaagaagttttccattgcaatttttttttatcttcagcCAATCTATCATCTTCAAACAATAATTGCTTTTTTGATACTTAACatcttttgtatctttttctctttgcattgCATTGGCTAGAACTTCCTGGGAATTGATAATAGTTATGgtaaactttcttttcttctttaatgttTAAAGGGAATTCTTCTATTGTTCCCACCTTTAGGTACCACGAAGGCATTTTTGGAAGTAAGTCttgttattttcttaattccTTCCTTAATTATTGATCTATTATCCTCCATTCTGAATCAAATTTGGACACATGTTTTcccagaaataaattaatttcttagagattttctaatttttagcaTGAAGTTTTAATTAATATGTTCTTGCAAACTTGCTTTTTAATTCATTAACTCTGCTTCTATCTTAATTTTCTGCTCTGCTTAGGTTTGTCATGTGTAAGTTTCATTAACAACATCTTCCAAATCTTCACGTGTTTATTTCTTGAGGATAAATTACATGTGTGGTCATTTGTAGTTTTTTGAAATAtgtaatagaagaaaatgaatgtaaaaatcaAGACTCATTTTATCACTCCAAGGTGATTCTTGTCCACATTTTGATATTTCTTGTAGATCATTTTCCTTGGATAAGTGCAAGGAAACATAAAAGATCTGTATGCAGATTTTTAAGTTCTCCAGTCCAGAAAAAAAGATCAATTATCATCTCAGAGAAGTATATGAAGTGCTATTTCTCTTTCCACTTGATGAAATTTTGCATTCTGAGTCTTTATTTTTCCCAATGGCTTCTTAATTACCTCAGTGAAAAGTGTATCCTATTTTACTTTCACACTCATGGAttaatactataaaaaaaaaattctcaagccTTTATTACCCTTTTTACActtcttataaatatttaatatcttatgcCTTTTTCCCAACTAATACTTTAATGTTTCTATGATTTATAATTAAGGCTTTATAGGTTAAAGATACTAATTTTTATTAGTCAAATACATTATCTTTTGCATTCCAACTTTCTGCATGGGCACATTTTCTCATTAATAATATTTCAATTTATGGTCCAATTATTGATCTTTTCTCTGCTTATTTCTATTAAAGACTTTTTAttcaggaaaaacatctacttttaaaaattacatatattcatatataaattatattatgtatgtattttatttattttcttctgatagTCTATATGGTCCCTTGCTCCACACTTAACATTTGAAAGTCATTAGGAAATATGGagataaaatttaacattattttttctaaattattaatcAATTGTGAAATACTTATTTATAACTCTAAAAGGCACTCTAAgatatatagaataaaaatgaaagttaagatgataaaaatacatatcagttcagttcagttcagttcagtctctcagtcgtgtctgactctttgcgaccccatgaattgcagcacgccaggcctccctgtccatcaccaacacccggagtttgctcagactcacgtccatcgagtcagtgatcctaaattatgataaatatattaaataaaaactctAGAATTATTTccctgaaagaaaagaagaatagtAAGAATTCCAACTCAACATAAATTTGAACAGTGTTGTAGAGTTTCATAGCAATTAGACCTAAAGACAAACAGacgttttaaaataatattatttggggaaagtatataaataataaagaaaattttgaaattaatgtGGAAATATAGAAAATGCCCATAACAgcttataaatacaaaaaaaaaaaaaaacccacaaaatctAAAGCTTTGCTAATATAAAGGCAATGTCAGAGATATAATGACAAGGACTAAGTGTCATTATTAATGACATTAAAcctaaaacacattaaaataccATGTAGAAATCCTGCTGCTTGCAAAACTTTGGATGAATCTGGGGGACATTATAACAAATGAAATAAGCCatacagaaaagaacaaatactgaATGATATATGATTCCACTCACATGAGGCATCTAGAACCATCAAATTCATAGAAGCAGGGAATAGAATGTTGATTGTCAGTGGCTAGAAGGCAAGGGAAACAGGGAATTCTTACTCAGTGTTTGAAGTTTTTGTTATGCAAAATGAATAAACTCTGGAGATCTGGCATAtaacatggtggtggtggtggtggtggtggtggtttagtcgctaagtcgtgtccaactcttgcaaccccatggactgtagcctgccatgttcctctgtccatggaattttccaggcaggaatactgtagtggattgccatttccttctccagggatataaCATAGTAAATAAAGTTGATGATATATGATGAGATGGTCAGAGATAATCACAATTTGAGAACTGCTGAACTCAAAGACAATTTTTGTAGGTATCAACAGTAACCACAATTTGTCATCAAATGAAGTCAATCCTTAGCCAGAATGAATGACTTCATGATCTCCCTGGGTTTGGAGTAAGGACATTTCTGTCTCTCTGGGGAATATTTATTTGGGGTAAATtttgtgttccttttttcttccttgttggCTAGTCCAGCATACTCATGGAAAGAGGAAATCAAACAGGAGTCAGAAACTTTCTCCTCCAAGGATTCACAGAGGACCCAGACCTGCAGCCTCTCCTCTTCAGGCTATTTCTGTCCATGTACCTGGTCACATTCACTGGGAACCTGGCCATCATCCTAGCCATCATCTcagactcccacctccacacccccatgtacttcttcctctccaacctgtccATTGCTGACATCGgtttcacctccaccaccatcccaaAGATGCTGTGGAACATCCAGAAACAGAGTCAAGTTATCACCTATGCAGGCTGCCTCAGCCAGGTATTTTTTTTCGTTGTGTTTGGATGCCTGGACAATTTACTCCTggctgtgatggcctatgaccgctttgTGGCCATCTGTCACCCCCTGCACTACCTGGTCATCATGAACCCCCGGCTCTGTGGGCTGCTGGCTCTGGGGTCCTGGAGCCTCAGTGTCACAGGCTCCCTGCTCATGACCTTAACCCTTTTGAGGCTGTCCTTCTGCAGAAGCATGAAGATCCCACACTTTTTCTGTGATCTTCCTGAAGTCCTGAAGCTTGCCTGTTCAAACACCATCATCAATAACACAATGGTGTATTTTGTGACTATTATCCTAGctgtttttcctctctctgggATCCTCTTTTCTTACTATCATATTTTCTCCTCCATACTGAGAAGTTCATCAGTCAGGAGCAAATGCAAAGCTTTTTCCACCTGCGGGTCTCACTTCTCAGTGGTTTCCTTGTTCTATGGCACAGGCCTAGGAGTCTACCTCAGTTCTGCAGTCACTTCATCCTCTAGGACAAGTCTGGTGGCCTCAGTGATGTACACCATGGtcacccccatgctgaaccccttcatctacagtcTGAGGAACAGGGACATGAAGGCGGCCCTTGTGCGGCTCATTAGCAGGGCACCATCTCTCATTCACAGGGCCATCAGAGGACTCTCATAAGTAACTGGGCACATAATATTGAGGACCAGACATCCTGGCTTCCttcatttaatgttttttatCCTTCCTAATACTCATTATTTAATGAAAAACTTTCCTTGGGTCTTCACAGCCCTCTCTATTTTCCTTCATACTATATCTTTGGTTCCCTTTTTCAATTTGTAACCATATGAATTTTAACTTCATATGAATTGTACCTGTTCTTTTCTGTTACACTTAGTGatgatttaaatttcttaaaaaataaactgaatctcatgtttttaatatatatcctCAAAGTGATGGGATGTATACCTATTATGGAAATGTTGCCCTGAAAATTCATTTACAGAGATGTATTCTGAGGTTGTGTGAATTAAATGAACTAGAAGAAATGTCTTTTTTCTGAATAACTTTCAGTCACATCAAACTTAATGATATTTATTTCATTCCTGATATGTGAATTCTGGTGCTGAACAGTTCAAAGCTAGCCATCAAGTACTCAGGATCCTTCTGCTTTTCTGCTCTATCTCTAGCTTGACTGTGGGGCTTCTACCCTCATGGTCACAAAATGGTTTCTGCCCTTCCAGCAATTGCAACTGCATCCCAGGAAGGTGGAATGGAGAAGTATAATATAGAAGATAGCCCTTCATCACTGACCACTTTAGTGTATTCTGTCTGGCTTCAAACTTTCATATCTGCATCCATTACCTAAGAAATTTCTCTAGTCTGCTCTACCCATGTTTAGAGAATTCATGTCCCAGAAATCACTCCTTAACCAAAGACCAACAGGAACTGGTGTATAAATCACTTGCCCAttgagtgaaataagtctgaAGCATACATATTTTCCTGGCTCCCATCTTTACCCATTAGAAGTCCCAGTTGATAATAGTGGTAATTGGCTTGATAAACACACCTTTCATGGTTGTTTCCTCTTGCCTGACTCATGGTTCTATTCCTGAGACCACTAAAATCTTTGTCTTAACTAGACTGAGCTACATTTCCTGAACCACATAGTAACTTGATTGGCAACACCACAAAAGATATGCCTacttggaacctgtgaatgtgacctttttGGAAAAAGCATCTTTGCCAATTTAATTAAGggttttaaaatgagataattatGGATTGCTTGGGTgtgccctaaatccaatgacagtTGTCTTTAGAAGACACAGGAGAGGGACTTCCtgctggtccagtagttaagaatccaccttgcaatgcaggggacttgggtttgatccctggctggagagctaagattccacaaacCTTGGAGCAATGAAGgcctgagccacaactactgagtctatgTGTCACAGCTAGAGAGACCCTGTGCCACAAGAAagaccccacaagccacaactaagacctgacacagctaaataaataaaaataaactttaaaaatgttttatccatgcactgggatgacccagagggatggtacagggagagaggtgggaggggggttcaggatagggaacaggtgtacacccatggcagattcatgttgatgtatagcaaaaccaatacaatattgtaaagtaattaacctacaattaaaataaataaatttatattaaaaaaataaaaattaaattaaaaaaaaaagttttatccaaaaaaaaaaaaagatataggaGAGAAGACGAAACAAACAAGAGAAAGTCCCAGACATAAAGGCAGAAATTAAAGTGATGTGGCCACAAAACAAGGAGCTCTTGGAACCACCAGAAGCTGTTAGAGGCAAGAATGGATTCTCTTATAAAGGAGGGGTCTGCAAGCCCAGGACATGCACCAGTACCAgcccatggcctgttaggaactgagccagccagcaggaggtgagcagcaggccagcaagtgaagcttcatctgtatttatagcTGCTGCCCACTGCTTGCATTGCCGCCTAAGTTCCACCTCCTGCTCAACAAACTCAACAAAAATAATGTGCTTGAAACATCTTGAAATCCCAGGTCTAGGGAAAATTGTCTGCCACAAAACCATTCCCttgtgccaaaaagattggggtgcatgtgtgctaggttgattcagtcacgtccaaccctCTTTGCAGCCCtacggaccatagcccatcaggctcctctgtctctgctgATATCTTGATTTGGGGTTTTtggtctccagaactgtaagaaaataatttcttttcctatgaggaacctgtgtgtatgtattcagttgcttcaggcatgtccaattctttgcaaccccaaggactgtagcccaccaggctcctctgtccacgaaattctccaggcaagaatactggagtgggttgccatgccctcctccagggcatcttcctaatccaggaattgaaccagagtctcctgcatggcaggcagattgttcaccactgagccacaggggaagccctataAGGCACCCACATTGTAGTAATGTGTAACAGCAGCCATAGGGAACTAACACAGATTGTAAGGAAGATTCTTAGTGTACTTGGAAAAATCAGCTGCCATTTgtggacacacatacacacacactgctgaagaactgatgatttgcTCACTAGCATGAAGCTGCAGGGGCTTTCcggggggtgctagtggtaaagaacctgcttgccaatgcaggagacagaagagacatgggtttgatccctgggtcaggatgattcccCCAGAGGAAaggacggcaacccactccagtgttcttacctgggaaaccccatggattgaggagcctggcagcctacagtccatggggtcacaaagagttgcacatggctgaagcaacttagcacacactcacatgAAGCTGCAGATGGTCCTACAACTGTTCTACATTCCCAGAGAACCTCTTTGAATCTCTCCTCCTCTTGGGAAAAGTATGAGCATTTATCTCCATGAGAAAGGGCTCTGGGTTCTGCAGGATCCCTCACCACTGAGGTCAGAAGCAACACAGGTGAACACAGGCTTTATTCCATCCCCATGAGTTTCCATCTCCTGCTTGTAGCTTCCAGCCTGCCTTTGATGACTCCCCAGTCTGTCTTCTCATCTCAGAATAAACCCAGAAAGCAGGTTGTATATTTTACAATAGATAACTTCAGAGGTCAGAGATAACTTTGTCTCATTCTGGCTGGCATGAAGgattgaaagaatgaaaagattacCTAATCCAATCCAAAattccccctccacacacacacaaaatgatttATATTTCCAATGTAGGGACtggggaagggagtttgggatggacatgtacacactgccatatataaaatggataaccaacaaagacctactgggttgggaagatcccctggagaagggaatggcaacccactgaagtattcttgtctggagaattccatggagagaggagcctggcaggctgcacaccagggggtcacaaagagtcagacatgactgagaaactagcattatatatatatgaatatatatatatatatgtgtgtgtgtatgtgtgtgcatgttcagtcactcagccatgtatAAATTCAAATACCTGTACCTGACTTTAATATAAATTCAAGTTCCTGTACCTGAATTAAACACAGAACCAGTGTTTTGTTGCTGAAAGTGTGACCTTCATACTCAGACCTGCTTCAACACATAGCCCAgtagcttgttagaaatgcagggtCCCAGGGTCCACTGAGGACCAATTAATCAGAATTTGCACTTGAATTAGAATTCCTGCTGACTTGTAGGcataaggaggaaagagaagtgcCCCTGTAAAGGGTTTGTCTCCAGTActatggcaactcgctccagtattcttgtgtggagaatcccatggacagaggagcctggcaggtcacagtccatggggtcgcaaagagtcagaaatgattgaGTGATGGAACACACAGGAGGCATAAAGTGCTTCCAGCAAAAGTAGAACTTATGTCCATGTATCTTATTAATAGTTTGAGTAGGAATTAGTGTATTAGTGATGTAGGAATATAAAATATAGTCAGggcatttcttttcaatttttttggtgGAACATATCTGACCATATTTCATATTGATTAAAAACAtacatactgggcttccctgggagctcagtggtaaagaacctatcttcTAGTGAAAGacacaagggtttgatccctggcccaggaagatctcacttgccttggagcaactaagcttgtgcaccacaactactgagcttgtgctctagagcccaggaatgaCAACTACGGAGGTCTTCACACCCTAGAGTCCATGTTCTGCAataagagaggccaccgcaaagggaagcccatgcaccacaaacaAGAGTAAACCt
Proteins encoded:
- the LOC102412669 gene encoding olfactory receptor 7C2-like → MERGNQTGVRNFLLQGFTEDPDLQPLLFRLFLSMYLVTFTGNLAIILAIISDSHLHTPMYFFLSNLSIADIGFTSTTIPKMLWNIQKQSQVITYAGCLSQVFFFVVFGCLDNLLLAVMAYDRFVAICHPLHYLVIMNPRLCGLLALGSWSLSVTGSLLMTLTLLRLSFCRSMKIPHFFCDLPEVLKLACSNTIINNTMVYFVTIILAVFPLSGILFSYYHIFSSILRSSSVRSKCKAFSTCGSHFSVVSLFYGTGLGVYLSSAVTSSSRTSLVASVMYTMVTPMLNPFIYSLRNRDMKAALVRLISRAPSLIHRAIRGLS